Proteins from a single region of Thamnophis elegans isolate rThaEle1 chromosome 17, rThaEle1.pri, whole genome shotgun sequence:
- the PMVK gene encoding phosphomevalonate kinase isoform X2, with translation MIRWGEERRQSDPGFFCRIVVEGVTQPIWIVSDTRRSSDVEWFRDVYGDIVQIVRVIATEETRTRRNWVFVAGIDDAESECGLDQGVPYDWVVTNDGDQLSLDAQLEKLLQFIQTKL, from the exons ATGATCCGTTGGGGCGAAGAAAGGCGCCAGAGCGATCCCGGTTTCTTTTGTCGCATTGTGGTGGAAGGCGTGACGCAACCCATCTGG ATCGTCAGCGACACCCGGCGGTCCTCGGACGTGGAGTGGTTCCGTGACGTGTATGGGGATATAGTTCAAATTGTCCGGGTGATCGCCACGGAGGAGACTCGGACAAGACGGAACTGGGTCTTCGTGGCAG GAATTGACGATGCGGAATCCGAGTGCGGGTTGGACCAAGGCGTCCCCTACGACTGGGTGGTCACCAACGACGGTGACCAGCTGTCCTTGGACGCTCAGCTGGAGAAACTGCTCCAGTTTATCCAGACCAAACTTTAG
- the PMVK gene encoding phosphomevalonate kinase isoform X1 → MAPCPKLVLLFSGKRKSGKDFVAEEIQSRLGLDVCTILRLSGPLKEQYAKEHGLDFLRLLDATDYKELYREDMIRWGEERRQSDPGFFCRIVVEGVTQPIWIVSDTRRSSDVEWFRDVYGDIVQIVRVIATEETRTRRNWVFVAGIDDAESECGLDQGVPYDWVVTNDGDQLSLDAQLEKLLQFIQTKL, encoded by the exons ATGGCGCCGTGTCCGAAGCTGGTGCTGCTTTTCAGCGGGAAGCGGAAATCGGGCAAAGATTTCGTGGCCGAAGAAATCCAAAGCCG GTTGGGATTGGACGTTTGCACCATTCTCCGCTTATCCGGCCCTCTGAAAGAGCAGTATGCAAAG GAGCACGGCCTGGATTTCCTGCGGCTTTTAGACGCCACCGATTACAAGGAACTGTATCGCGAAGACATGATCCGTTGGGGCGAAGAAAGGCGCCAGAGCGATCCCGGTTTCTTTTGTCGCATTGTGGTGGAAGGCGTGACGCAACCCATCTGG ATCGTCAGCGACACCCGGCGGTCCTCGGACGTGGAGTGGTTCCGTGACGTGTATGGGGATATAGTTCAAATTGTCCGGGTGATCGCCACGGAGGAGACTCGGACAAGACGGAACTGGGTCTTCGTGGCAG GAATTGACGATGCGGAATCCGAGTGCGGGTTGGACCAAGGCGTCCCCTACGACTGGGTGGTCACCAACGACGGTGACCAGCTGTCCTTGGACGCTCAGCTGGAGAAACTGCTCCAGTTTATCCAGACCAAACTTTAG